A section of the Corvus hawaiiensis isolate bCorHaw1 chromosome 16, bCorHaw1.pri.cur, whole genome shotgun sequence genome encodes:
- the CLEC19A gene encoding C-type lectin domain family 19 member A isoform X2 → MPEPVHAYSCPLFWTEYEGHCYRYFPVNKTWAEADLYCAEFSIGIRSAKLASIHSWEENVFVYDLVNSRVPGIPTDIWTGLNDLRQEGHFEWTDGSSYDYHYWDGSQPDDGIHSIPEEEDCVQIWYRHSSALRSWNDNACGRAFPFVCKIPSLALD, encoded by the exons ATGCCCGAGCCTGTCCACGCCTACTCCTGCCCACTCTTCTGGACAGAGTACGAGGGTCACTGCTACCGGTACTTCCCCGTCAATAAAACCTGGGCTGAAGCCGACCTCTACTGCGCCGAGTTCTCCATTGGCATCAGATCAGCCAAGCTGGCCTCCATCCACAG CTGGGAAGAAAACGTCTTTGTGTACGACCTGGTGAACAGCCGCGTGCCCGGCATCCCCACCGACATCTGGACGGGGCTCAACGACCTTCGGCAG GAGGGTCACTTTGAGTGGACAGATGGCTCCTCCTACGACTACCACTACTGGGATGGCAGCCAGCCTGACGATGGGATCCACTCCATCCCGGAGGAGGAGGACTGCGTGCAGATCTGGTACAGGCACAGCAGCG CACTGCGCTCCTGGAACGACAACGCCTGTGGCAGAGCCTTCCCCTTCGTCTGCAAGATTCCCTCACTGGCCCTGGACtga
- the CLEC19A gene encoding C-type lectin domain family 19 member A isoform X1 produces the protein MGSGQRAVCALLAAALLAAQAFPQTNIKISQAMPEPVHAYSCPLFWTEYEGHCYRYFPVNKTWAEADLYCAEFSIGIRSAKLASIHSWEENVFVYDLVNSRVPGIPTDIWTGLNDLRQEGHFEWTDGSSYDYHYWDGSQPDDGIHSIPEEEDCVQIWYRHSSALRSWNDNACGRAFPFVCKIPSLALD, from the exons ATGGGCAGCGGGCAGCGGGCGGTGTGCGCGCTGCTGGCCGCCGCCCTGCTGGCCGCCCAGGCCTTCCCCCAGACCAACATCAAGATCAGCCAAG CCATGCCCGAGCCTGTCCACGCCTACTCCTGCCCACTCTTCTGGACAGAGTACGAGGGTCACTGCTACCGGTACTTCCCCGTCAATAAAACCTGGGCTGAAGCCGACCTCTACTGCGCCGAGTTCTCCATTGGCATCAGATCAGCCAAGCTGGCCTCCATCCACAG CTGGGAAGAAAACGTCTTTGTGTACGACCTGGTGAACAGCCGCGTGCCCGGCATCCCCACCGACATCTGGACGGGGCTCAACGACCTTCGGCAG GAGGGTCACTTTGAGTGGACAGATGGCTCCTCCTACGACTACCACTACTGGGATGGCAGCCAGCCTGACGATGGGATCCACTCCATCCCGGAGGAGGAGGACTGCGTGCAGATCTGGTACAGGCACAGCAGCG CACTGCGCTCCTGGAACGACAACGCCTGTGGCAGAGCCTTCCCCTTCGTCTGCAAGATTCCCTCACTGGCCCTGGACtga